The following are encoded in a window of Choloepus didactylus isolate mChoDid1 chromosome 17, mChoDid1.pri, whole genome shotgun sequence genomic DNA:
- the BMP10 gene encoding bone morphogenetic protein 10, translating to MGSRALKLCALFCLVVHSVSGNPIMSLEPSPLEEDMPLFDDVFSEQDGVDFNTLLQSMKNEFLKTLNLSDIPTQDPAKVDPPEYMLELYNKFATDRTSMPSANIVRSFKNEDLFSQPASFHGLRKYPLLFNVSIPHHEEVIMAELRLYTLVQRDRMIYDGVDRKITIFEVLENKGDKEGERNMLVLVSGDIYGTNSEWETFDVTDAIRRWQKSDSSTHQLEVHIESRFEEADDNGRGQLEIDTSAHNKHVPLLVVFSDDQSSDKERKEELDEMIAHEQFLELDDLGLGGFSSGPGEEALLQMRSNIIYDSTARIRRNAKGNYCKKTPLYIDFKEIGWDSWIIAPPGYEAYECRGVCNYPLAEHLTPTKHAIIQALVHLKNSQKASKACCVPTKLEPISILYLDKGVVTYKFKYEGMAVSECGCR from the exons ATGGGTTCTCGGGCCCTGAAGCTGTGTGCCCTCTTCTGCCTGGTGGTTCACTCGGTTTCTGGTAACCCCATCATGAGCCTGGAGCCGTCGCCTCTGGAAGAAGACATGCCTCTCTTTGATGATGTCTTCTCGGAGCAAGATGGTGTCGACTTTAATACACTGCTGCAGAGCATGAAGAACGAGTTTCTGAAGACATTGAACCTGTCTGACATCCCCACTCAGGATCCAGCCAAGGTGGACCCACCAGAGTACATGTTGGAACTCTACAACAAATTCGCAACCGATCGGACCTCCATGCCATCTGCCAACATCGTTAGgagtttcaaaaatgaag ATCTATTTTCCCAACCAGCCAGTTTTCATGGGCTCCGAAAATATCCTCTCCTCTTCAACGTGTCCATCCCTCATCATGAAGAGGTCATCATGGCTGAACTCAGACTATACACCCTGGTGCAAAGAGACCGCATGATCTATGATGGTGTGGACCGGAAAATCACCATTTTTGAAGTTCTAGAGAATAAAGGGGacaaggaaggggaaagaaacatGTTGGTTTTGGTGTCTGGGGACATCTATGGAACCAACAGTGAGTGGGAGACCTTTGATGTCACAGATGCCATCAGACGTTGGCAAAAATCAGACTCATCCACCCACCAGCTGGAGGTCCACATtgagagcagatttgaagaagctgATGATAATGGCAGGGGACAACTGGAAATAGACACCAGTGCTCATAATAAGCATGTGCCTTTGCTTGTTGTGTTTTCTGATGACCAAAGCAGTGACAAGGAACGGAAAGAGGAGCTCGATGAGATGATTGCGCATGAGCAATTTCTGGAGCTGGATGACCTGGGCCTGGGTGGTTTTTCCAGTGGTCCTGGGGAAGAGGCTTTGCTGCAGATGAGGTCAAACATCATCTACGATTCTACTGCCCGAATTAGAAGAAATGCTAAGGGAAACTACTGCAAGAAGACCCCCCTCTACATCGACTTCAAGGAGATTGGGTGGGACTCCTGGATCATTGCTCCTCCCGGATATGAAGCCTATGAATGCCGAGGTGTTTGCAACTACCCCCTGGCAGAGCATCTCACACCCACGAAGCATGCAATTATCCAAGCCTTGGTCCACCTCAAGAATTCCCAGAAGGCTTCCAAAGCCTGCTGCGTGCCCACGAAGCTAGAACCCATCTCCATCCTCTATTTAGACAAAGGCGTCGTCACCTACAAGTTTAAATATGAAGGCATGGCAGTTTCCGAATGTGGCTGTAGATAG